The nucleotide sequence CGGATGCGCTTGCGGGCAAGCTGCGGCGGACGGAGGTGCAGCATCAGCCGTCGTCGATCCCCGGGCGCGAGATCGTCCAGGTGCTGACCGAGATCCCCGTCGGGGTGGAGTCGGGCTGGCACATCCACCCCGGTGAGGAGGTCGGCTACATCCTCGCCGGGTCGGTGGAGATGCGCATCCGCGACTGGCCGACGCTGCACCTGAACGCGGGCGACGGGTTCCTCATCCCGCCCGGCACGCCGCACAACGCGCTGGATGTGGGGCCGGGCACCGGAGAGATGCTCTCGACGTACATCGTGGAGGTGGGGGAGCCGCTCGCCGTCTTCGTCGACGAGGGCGATCCCGTCGTGGACTGAGCCGGGCCCCGCCCGTCAGGCGGCGGACCGGCGCGGCGCCCGCACCGGCAGCAGCAGCGCGAGACCCGCCGCCAGCACGAGCACGATTGCGAGGATGCCCCAGTACTGCGCTCCGCCGACCGCCACGAACACCGCGAACAGCGTCGGCGCCAGGAACGACACCGCGCGACCGGTCGTCGCGTAGAGCCCGAACACCTCGCCCTCGCGCCCGGCCGGCGTCACCCGCGCGAGGAACGTGCGGCTGGCCGACTGCGCCGGCCCGACGAAGAGGCAGAGCACCAGGCCGCCCACCCAGAACGCGGCAGCGCCGAGGTCGTGCGTGAAGAACACCGCCAGGCCGGCGACGATCAGTCCGATGAGCGACGTCACGATGACCGACTTGGGGCCGAACCGGTCGTCCAGCCGGCCGGACAGCAGCGTGCTGACGCCGGCGACGACGTTGGCCGCGATGGCGAAGATGATGACCTGTCCGCTGGTGAACCCGAAGGTGCCTTGGGCGAGGATGCCGCCGAACGTGAACACGCCGACCAGGCCGTCCCGGAACAGGGCGGACGCGATCAGGAAGAGGACGGTGTTCCGGCTCTCCTTCCAGAGCTTGCCGATGTCGCGCACGAGCACCGCGTACGACCGGAAGAAGCCCACGCGTGGGGTGCGCGCGTTCGGCGGGATCTCCGGCACGACGAACAGCACGGGGAGCGAGAAGATCAGCGTCCACGCCGCCGCGATCAGCGCGATGATGCGGATGTTGAGGCCGTCCTCGGTCGGGACATGCAGCAGACCGCCCGAGCCCGTCACCATCCCGAAGTACACGATGAGGAGCAGGACGATGCCGCCCAGATACCCGGCGCCCCAGCCGAACCCGCTCACGCGCCCGACCGTCTTCGGCGTCGACACCTGCACCAGCATCGCGTTGTAGTTGACGGTCGCGATCTCGTAGAACACCGTCCCGATCGCCACAAGCGCGACGCCGAGCAGGAAGTACGACGGCTCGCCGACGACGAAGAACATGGATGCGGTGACCAGCACCACGACGCCGGTGTTGACCCCCAGCCACAGCTTGCGGCGTCCCGACCCGTCCGTGCGCTGGCCGAGCACGGGAGCGAGCAGGGCCACGACCGCGCCGGCGATGCCGACGCCCCACGCCAGCCCGCTCGACAGCACGGCGACAGCGGCGTCGTACGCGGCATGCGCCGGTCCTGATGTACTGGCCTCGGCATCCCGAGCCGCCACGATCGAGGGCGAGACGAAGAGGCTGCTGGTCAGGTAGACGGTGAACACGAAGGTCGTGATGACCGCGTTGAAGGCGGCTCCGCCCCAGTCCCAGGCCGCCCAGGCGACCACCCACCCGCGGGGGATGCGGCGGTCGGTCGCGCTGTCGGCGAAGAGCGGGCTCGCGGTCGTCACCAGGGCGTCGCCGTCGACGCCGCGGGGTTCGGCACCTGTCATAGCCACAGCGTAGGGCGTGGCGGGGAACGGCCGGTGAACGGCGCGGCTCCGCGACCGCACGGTGGCCTTTTGGGTGGCCGCACGGATTCAGCCCACCGCTGGGCCACCGGTATCGTGACGAGCACCCGACCCGTGGAGGTTCCATCGTGAGTACCGCCTCGTCCGCCCCGAACCCGTACGCCTGGGTGCGGCACCTGCTGCCCCGCGTGGTGATCGGCGCGCTGATCGCCGCCGCCCTCGTCGGCGTCTACGCCGTCATCCTCGGCCGGTTCGACGACACCTGCTGGCGGCTGATCGGCACCATCGCCCTGTTCGTCTTCTTCGCCCTGATCTCCTGGTACGACGCCGACGTCTCGGCGCGGCGGGCGTCGTGGTTCGGCGCGGTCAGCGTCGTCACGTCGGTGTACCTGTTCGGGATCGGGCTGTGGAAGGTGTGGGTCCCCGACGTGCAGCCGGTCGACGGCCTGTACGGGTCCGACGGCTACGACCCGTGGTGGCAGCCGTTCTCCTGGTTCCTGCTCGTGCTGGTGACGCGGATCGGCCTGCTCCACATCCACCTGGTGCTGAACACGCAGCGCCGGTTCACCGGGCCGATCATGAGCAAGGTGACGGTGGCGACCCTCGTGCTCGTCGGGCTGCTCACCGCCGGACTGTCGCTGCCGCTGATCTGGACGCACGTCGACTTCGGCGAGACGTACTGGCGTCTGGTGGCCGTGGTGGCGATTCTGGATGCGCTCGGCACGGTGCTCATCCCGCTCACGTACTCGCTGTTCGGGCCGAAGGCGGTGCGCCCTGCGCCGGCACCCTATGCCGGTCCGG is from Leifsonia sp. 466MF and encodes:
- a CDS encoding cupin domain-containing protein, whose translation is MSDALAGKLRRTEVQHQPSSIPGREIVQVLTEIPVGVESGWHIHPGEEVGYILAGSVEMRIRDWPTLHLNAGDGFLIPPGTPHNALDVGPGTGEMLSTYIVEVGEPLAVFVDEGDPVVD
- a CDS encoding MFS transporter — encoded protein: MTGAEPRGVDGDALVTTASPLFADSATDRRIPRGWVVAWAAWDWGGAAFNAVITTFVFTVYLTSSLFVSPSIVAARDAEASTSGPAHAAYDAAVAVLSSGLAWGVGIAGAVVALLAPVLGQRTDGSGRRKLWLGVNTGVVVLVTASMFFVVGEPSYFLLGVALVAIGTVFYEIATVNYNAMLVQVSTPKTVGRVSGFGWGAGYLGGIVLLLIVYFGMVTGSGGLLHVPTEDGLNIRIIALIAAAWTLIFSLPVLFVVPEIPPNARTPRVGFFRSYAVLVRDIGKLWKESRNTVLFLIASALFRDGLVGVFTFGGILAQGTFGFTSGQVIIFAIAANVVAGVSTLLSGRLDDRFGPKSVIVTSLIGLIVAGLAVFFTHDLGAAAFWVGGLVLCLFVGPAQSASRTFLARVTPAGREGEVFGLYATTGRAVSFLAPTLFAVFVAVGGAQYWGILAIVLVLAAGLALLLPVRAPRRSAA